From the genome of Bubalus kerabau isolate K-KA32 ecotype Philippines breed swamp buffalo chromosome 13, PCC_UOA_SB_1v2, whole genome shotgun sequence:
CCATTCACTCCAGGCTGGAAAGCTGGGCACTGGATGTGGCCTTAAATCTCCGGCCTTCCCTGTTCAGTGGCTCGGCCAGTCTGTGGATCTCAGATGTCTCTTTCTCCATGTGGTCCTCTCCCCTCAGTAGGAACAGTGATGAAACAGCGTGAGAGGAATGAGAAGCTGTGGGACCAGGACTCAGAAAAACAGAGAACACCCTGGAACTTTGTCTAGTGCGTTTTTCATCCATCCACAGAGACTCTTCAGGGTGGGAAGAGGGGCAAGGCTCGGCGTGCTCCATTCCTTGTATGTTCCTCCCATGGACGAAAAGGAGTTTGCATTTCTCCATTGgtctcactggggcttcccaggtggctctagtggtaaagaacccgcctgccaatgcaggagacagaagagacgtgggtcgatccctgggtccgaaagatcctctggaggaggaaatggcaacccactccaggattcttgcctggagagtcccttggacagaggagcctggcgggctacagtccagagggtcgcacagagttgaacacgactgagcgtgcatgTAGGCACCTCTCACCCAGGGCCAGACTCTGGTCAGGATCGAGTCCCCATGGCCTAGGTCAGGATTTCAGGGACGGCCACTGCCCCTTGGATCTGACCTGTGTCCACTCCTTGGTTTTCTCGGGTGTCCTCGCACTGGGGGAGGAAGAGCATGCTGAGTACTTTCCTGTGTCCTCCCCACAGGCTTACGTCCTGTTGGGACAGTTCCTCCTGATGCACAAGAGGGAAGCCGAGTTTCAGAAGTGGCTCATCTGTTGCTGCGGAGCCACCGAGTTTGAGGCCCGGGAGTGTTCCAACTGTCTGAAGGAATGGTGCTCCTGCTTCCTGTAGACCCAGCCTGGCCCTGAGCCACCTCCCAGAAAACAATGCCACTGCATCGACCCCGGGCTCCAAGTCGTTATTTCTCTTTTCCACTTTATTGACTCAGGTTTGTTATAAAAAGCAGCTCAAGAGAATAAAAGAGGACAAACACAGGCACGGTGACCTCCGGATTCCGCCCAGAAACATTCACCTTATGCCGATATCATGCCAGCTGTCTCTTAGCATACGCTCATCT
Proteins encoded in this window:
- the BANF2 gene encoding barrier-to-autointegration factor-like protein, with the protein product MDHMSPRLRAFLSEPIGEKDVAWVDGISHELAINLVTKGFNKAYVLLGQFLLMHKREAEFQKWLICCCGATEFEARECSNCLKEWCSCFL